One genomic region from Clarias gariepinus isolate MV-2021 ecotype Netherlands chromosome 22, CGAR_prim_01v2, whole genome shotgun sequence encodes:
- the si:ch211-112c15.8 gene encoding tumor necrosis factor receptor superfamily member 1A codes for MLPVFMVFALAAASLCHSGNCSNICKEPLPEGQRIFETQCSAGYYRKQYCPNSNKILCELCGEDTYTKVDNTALECSFCRVCGPDEVATRECTNKTNRECDCKDGLYRSFAEHSGGICKNCTVCQNCSKCPECKGNCGVQNCKHGQFLDQQGKCQLCANHNCLDKSCNSFCNPVPPTTSDLVSKVILCILILLGLFAFCCLMCEASRRRHLCCRARIKNVNVQNGVPPKVPTLPDQPGDEPDIHLPMNIIPGSEVKGPGNRDKLGHLDTDLAGQITAPLIIHGNIKEPARNEPEKEMWPASMLYTIIRQVPVRRWKEFLRLLSLSDDQMERLELEARGSYLELQYQMLRLWSQMNGACLEIIYSTLHCMDLSGCAEDLQEKLQQLQETMV; via the exons ATGTTGCCAGTGTTTATG GTATTTGCTCTGGCCGCAGCCTCTCTGTGCCACAGTGGAAACTGTTCAAATATATGTAAAGAACCCTTGCCTGAGGGACAGAGGATTTTTGAAACTCAATGTTCGGCAG GCTATTACAGGAAACAGTACTGCCCAAATTCGAATAAAATTCTCTGTGAGCTATGTGGAGAGGATACTTACACAAAAGTTGACAACACAGCACTTGAGTGCAGTTTTTGCCGGGTCTGTGGTCCCG ATGAGGTTGCTACGCGTGAATGTACAAATAAGACAAACCGGGAATGCGACTGCAAAGACGGCCTTTACCGGAGTTTCGCTGAGCATTCTGGTGGGATCTGTAAAAACTGTACAGTGTGCCAAAACTGTAGCAAGT gcCCTGAATGTAAAGGTAATTGTGGAGTGCAGAATTGTAAGCATGGCCAATTCCTGGATCAACAAGGGAAATGCCAATTATGTGCCAA TCACAACTGCTTGGATAAGTCCTGTAACTCATTTTGTAACCCAG TTCCTCCCACAACATCGGATTTGGTATCTAAGGTCATCCTGTGCATACTGATACTGCTTGgactttttgctttttgttgctTAATGTGTGAAGCCAGTAGACGTAGGCACCTGTGTTGCCGGGCTCGTATAAAGAATGTGAACGTTCAAAATGGAGTTCCACCAAAAGTGCCGACTTTACCTG ATCAGCCTGGGGACGAGCCGGACATTCATTTGCCAATG AACATAATCCCTGGAAGTGAAGTGAAAGGTCCAGGCAACAGAGACAAACTAGGACATCTGGACACAGACTTGGCTGGACAAATCACAGCTCCCCTTATAATACATGGGAATATAAAAG AACCAGCCAGAAATGAGCCAGAAAAGGAGATGTGGCCAGCCTCTATGCTTTACACCATCATCAGACAGGTTCCTGTGCGGCGCTGGAAGGAGTTCTTAAGGTTGCTTTCCCTATCTGATGATCAAATGGAGAGACTGGAGCTGGAGGCAAGAGGGTCCTATCTTGAGCTGCAATATCAGATGCTGCGTCTTTGGAGCCAGATGAATGGCGCTTGCCTGGAGATCATCTACTCTACACTACATTGTATGGACCTGTCAGGGTGTGCAGAGGATCTGCAGGAAAAGCTGCAGCAGTTGCAGGAGACTATGGTCTAG